The window ctagaacaagtatgaaactagaagtactttgtaggtgtttttggatatgtttgcaagataataaagagcatgtaaataaaaagtaggggctgtttaggtaaagacacaactaggTTAGTTTTAATATAGAGCTTTTtgttacaagaaagttatttgttccTAAGCAatagataactagaccggtaatcattattgcaattttatatgagggagaggcataagctaacatactctctctacttggatcatatgcactatgattggaactctagcaagcatccacaattactaaagttcattaaggtaaaacccaaccatagcattaaagcatcaagtcctctttatcccatacgcaacaatccccttactcgggtttgtgttttaatcactcacgcaacccactataagcgaatgatgaacgtattgcaacaccctacagcggggatccctcacgcttgcacgacacggagagcaccataggacagcaccaatagaaaaacatgcaactcaaaccaatcacgatcatcaaataacccataggacaaaacggatctactcaaacatcatagaatagccatacatcattgagaaataatatatagcgttgagcaccatatttaagtagagattacaacgggtaaaagaggggttacaccactgcatagaggggggaatagttggtgatgatggcggtgaagttgttggtgaagattgcggtgatgatgatggtccccggtggcactccggtgccaccggaagcgagggggagagagcccccctccttcttcttcttccttgacctcctccctagatgggagaagggtttcccctctggtccatggctccatggcgtgggaggggcgagagccccttcgagattggatctgtctctctctgtttctgcgttctcaaattCTACCCTTTCATCGTTTCTAATAttgccggagatccataactccgattgggctgaaattttaacacgatctctatccggatattagttttcttacggcgaaagaagggcatcaaccgccttacggggtggccacgagggtcaggggcgcgcccctgcctcgtggccccctcgagtatcgtctcgcgtggatttttcttcacaAAAATCATatgtattccaaaaaaaatctccgtcaatttttattccgtttggactccgtttaatatggatattctgtgaaacaaaaaaacatgcaacaaacagaaactgacactggacactggattaatatgttagtcccaaaaatagtataaaattgccaaaaatatatgaaagttatagaatattggcatggaacaatcaaaaattatagatacaacggagacgtatcagggcaggCCGGTGCTTCGGCGCACGGTGGCGCGACTCTGATGGAGATGGCGCGGCGTCGGGGGTTGCGGGCGGTGGCGGCCTCGTCGGCCGATGTGCTGCAGCATGATGACAGGGgttgtccggatccttcgaggTCCGGCCAGGGCTATGCGGGCCTGATAAGCTCCTGTCGTCCCATCCGGTCGGCTCCACGACAGCGATGGTGGTAGTCCCCACCCGTCGACTGAGTGGCGAATGCCCCCGAGCCCGTTGGCTCTTCATCCCTCTCCCAGGTCTCGTGTCGGTGGCTCAGAGAGGCGGCATTGATGGTTCGATGACCGTGGTGGCACATGTTGATGGGCGGCAGTTTTGATGGTGCACTTCTGATTGTTTGGGGTGGTGGTGGTCGTTTGGGTGGGAGAAATCCCTGGTGGCTCGTCCATCATCAACGCGATGACACCGTCATACCTTCCCTTCCCATTGCCCTCTACGTACAGAAAGAGAAATCCTTGGACTTGTTCGGACAACAATGGCGTCGTTGTCGCATTCCTTCCTTGGACTTGTTCGGACAACAATGGCGTCGTTGTCGCATTCCCGCATTCCTTCCTGAAGATGCTGCCCAGTACGTGACGCCTCGAAGTGCTAGAAGCGCGGCTGCAGTGACGTCATCGTCACATTCCTTCCTTCCTGAAGGTACTGCTCAGTGACATTCCTTCCTTCCTGAAGGTACTGCTCAGTATGCGATGCCTCGAGGTGCTAGAAGTACGGTGGTACTGGTACTTCTTCGGAGGATGCAGCGGTTACGCACCCGGCCATCTTTGTTTTGTCGATATGTGGTTGTTGGCATTTATTTCTCTCTTTATCtcatttatttttttttctttcttggaAACCCCTTTTTCTTACAAGGGATATATGCCAGTTCTATTTAGGGTTCATGTTTGAAGTGTAATTTGCTGTCTGACACAATCCAACGCAATCCAGGAGAGAGTAGCTCTCTATGTCCGACACCGTCTGGTCTGATATAGGCGCAGGCAGGTGAACATTTTGATTATTGAGAACACAGAAATGTCAGCACACAGCTGAGCCTTAAACACTCGTCCTAGCGAATTTCTCCTCGCACACAAGCAGCACGAGCACAAGCAAATCAAGtcagcacgcacgcacgcacatatAAGCTTCTTGCAGAAGAAGCTTACAACCAGTACTAATTTCACATCACAGCGAACTTCAGTAGCAGCCTGACACCTCATGGCGACCAAACAAAGCGAACTAAACCCTGAACATCTACCATAATCCAAATTATTGATTcccacctactccctccgttccaaaatagatgacccaactttgtactaaagttagtacaaagttgagtcatctattttggaacggagggagtagcaatctAGACTTTCATCCTAGGTCGCGTGCTTGTCGTCCTTGAGATGGCgcgccttctccttctccttcaccTCCGATCCCTGCGACTTGTCATACTCTGCGCACATGAAAACGCGGATCAATTCACCACTCGCACCATGCCACCATCACAGATGCTAGAACCCTAAGATTGTTCAAAATACAGATAAATAGGTTACCAGGATGGTTGGGGTGCACTTCGGTCCCAGGGTTGAGCACCGGGTCGTTCTGGCCGTAGACCCCTCCGAACCCCTCCTCGTCCGACCTCGTCGAGTACCCCTCCCCGAACGAGTGGGTCATCACGTCCCTGCGCCACACCAACACACCGGACACCGTCAAGTTTCCGGCCAACTCCTCAACGGGAGGGGAGGACAAGCTGGTGCAGAGAAATTTACCCGTGAGCAGTGGTGGTCTTGTGCACGTCGTCGCCCTGCTGTCCCCCCGCCGGCGCGTGGggcttgtgctgctgctgctgcttgctcggGTCCATGCCGACGCCCTGGTCGCCTGGCACCGGCGCGGCGGCGTTCGACGTCGCGGAGACGCTCCTCCTCCCTACGTGCGCCGCCGCTGCGGGTGCCGCTAGTCCTCCTGCTGCGGCGCCGCCGCCTGTCTTCCCGCCGAACCGGCCGAGCGTGAAGCCGAGTGCTGTGCTGCCGCTGGTAGCGAGCCTGAGCGAGTACATGAGAGGAAACAGCTCGTCTGAAGACGGCGGTGGCTTCACAGCATCCGGCTGGGGCGAGGTTATAAGCGGTGGCTGGTGCTTGCGGTGGCGCGTCGCGAGAGTGGCACGTTGGGAGGTCGCCTCGAAAGCTCGGCGGATCGTGGCGCGCGCGCACGTCGGGACCGCTTACACGCGCCGCTCTGGGACTGGTGAAAAGTCTGGCTGTGCCACCGTGACTCGTTGCATGCGCAGAGCAAAGGAGGAAGGCAAAGGGCAAAGTATAGGGACGTGTGCGTCTTCCAAAGAAAAATGGATCGGGACGCGTTGCTGTTTTCGACTTGGGAGGTTTCAAGACGGTGACACGTCTAGACTTTCCTCGCCAAACAACGAATGTCACgcttttgcccccttttctacaagGAAAACGTTTTACAAACAGTGCGCCGGTCGAAGTGTTCGGCCGGTCGTGCGCGTGCGGCTCGATCTATTGACGATCGAAGCCCCTGCTCTAGCCACGCCATCGCACACGGGGATCAAACACGTGGATATTGGGGGCCCAGTAAACCTGTGAATAGTTTGGTTTAGAACCATAGTTTCAATTTGGTTTTGCTGTTGGGCTGCTTTGGTTTGGCTGAAATGGGTTGAGCCCCTATTATAATTTGGTTTGGTGTGGGCTTTTGTAACTAATAGATTGGGTTGGTTTGGTCTGGACGGAGACAAACTGGTCTCAAACCGTTTCAGTCCATGGATAAAAAGTCAGCTCCTTAGGCAAGACCAGCGCTAGGTTTGACCTCACCTCGTTAGGCAAGACCAGCGTCATATAGCGACCAGTTTGACCTCACCCCGTTAGGCAAGACCAGCGCTAGGTTTAGATGCAGCCGCCGCTGTCGCAGACGAGCCACATGAGCATGCGTCCGCCCCGCCATCACCGAGATCTCCGGTGACAAAAGTCAGCTCCTTCATGCAGAACACGAGGAGCTCAGAGCCGAGGCCTTCGATGACGCTGTTGACAATGGAGATGCACGCTGTTGACAATGGAGATGGCAGTGAGCTCGACCTTGCCGATGTGGCCGACGGAGACGAAGCTGATGAGGAACTGGAAGACTCCCGTCAGGATCATGGCCAGCGTCTCCGCGGCCGGCGCCACCATCTGCTCTTTCGGTGCACACGCACAGACTACAAGCACACAACAAGCTAGCCGCTGTTCGTACGTGCCTCGTATCTTTCGTAGTTCTGTATGTACAGGTTAAGTTTGGGGTTCAACGTTCCAGTTGCTGCTGAGTGACCCATGGTTTGAAACTTTGGGTTCAAACTGTATGTAGAAAATGGTCTGGATGGATTTGGCTTGAAAATACATACAGTTTGGGTTGGTTTGGATTGTAGTTTTTGCAATTTGGTCTGGTTTGGTTTGATCGCTGGACCTATACATGTATGGTTTGGCCTGGGTTTAGTTTGGATTACAAACTATTACCAGGTTTAGGGCCCAGGCACCGCCCGCGACCCGCTACATCTCTTCCTTATCACTTCGTTTAGCTGCGTCTTCCTCCCCCGCTTGTCGCCTCTGGTCTGTGCTGGATGCACCACTATCCATGGCCGCACGCAGCCATGGGGGCGCTCGTCTCCTTGTCCGCCGCATGCAGCCATGGGGTGCTCGTCTCCTTTGTCCGCCGCCTGCAGCCATGGACGCGCTCGTCTCCTTGTCCGCGGCAGCTGGTTGCACGCCCTCTCCATGGCCACCGCAGCCAGGTTCGTTGTCGCCATGGACAAGCTGCAATCAGCCACGACAGCGGTGAGTCTGTGCTGAAACCGGTGGGGTATGCTGGAACCA is drawn from Triticum dicoccoides isolate Atlit2015 ecotype Zavitan chromosome 4A, WEW_v2.0, whole genome shotgun sequence and contains these coding sequences:
- the LOC119289168 gene encoding uncharacterized protein LOC119289168, with translation MYSLRLATSGSTALGFTLGRFGGKTGGGAAAGGLAAPAAAAHVGRRSVSATSNAAAPVPGDQGVGMDPSKQQQQHKPHAPAGGQQGDDVHKTTTAHGDVMTHSFGEGYSTRSDEEGFGGVYGQNDPVLNPGTEVHPNHPEYDKSQGSEVKEKEKARHLKDDKHAT